The following are encoded together in the Lathyrus oleraceus cultivar Zhongwan6 chromosome 3, CAAS_Psat_ZW6_1.0, whole genome shotgun sequence genome:
- the LOC127130183 gene encoding uncharacterized protein LOC127130183: MQLRVFGSVIGSKEKALRNAFHAQKQVCPVRCYLLESLEADILSPSSLQKQNSEAPFDVDSKMKIDATAAVEIGFAGRTSTDGGFAAIASIGRDFASVTSTGSGFGGFAGTAHYFSI; this comes from the exons ATGCAGCTTAGGGTTTTTGGAAGTGTAATTGGCTCAAAAGAGAAAGCTCTCCGAAATGCTTTTCATGCTCAGAAGCAAGTTTGTCCTGTTCGATGCTATCTTTTGGAAAG TTTGGAAGCAGATATACTCTCTCCATCTTCATTGCAAAAGCAAAACTCCGAGGCTCCTtttgatgttgattctaaaaTGAAGATTGATGCTACTGCTGCTGTTGAGAT TGGGTTTGCCGGTAGAACATCAACAGATGGAGGGTTTGCTGCCATAGCATCCATAGGTAGAGACTTTGCAAGCGTTACATCCACAGGTAGTGGATTTGGTGGATTTGCCGGTACTGCTCACTATTTCTCCATCTGA
- the LOC127125970 gene encoding probable U3 small nucleolar RNA-associated protein 11: MSSLRNIIPKRTYKERAQPASRERCGILEKHKDYVIRAKAFHKKQDTLRKLKEKASNRNPDEFSFKMISSRVVDGVHRKNQDIIHHVTQNNELRPILQNIDHEKKTKKRKLHEESKLFGSIPLKSKPREESKPFGSIPLKSKLRERKR; encoded by the exons ATGTCATCTCTGAGAAACATCATTCCAAAACGTACTTACAAAGAGCGTGCTCAACC GGCTTCGAGAGAAAGATGTGGTATACTCGAAAAGCACAAAGACTATGTCATTCGTGCTAAAGCCTTTCATAAAAAGCAAGACACACTACGG AAACTTAAAGAAAAAGCTTCAAATAGAAATCCAGATGAATTTTCCTTTAAGATGATTTCATCCAGAGTCGTTGATGGAGTTCATAGGAAAAATCAAGACATAATACACCATGTGACACAAAACAATGAGCTAAGACCCATTCTTCAAAATATTGACCATGAGAAAAAG ACTAAGAAACGCAAACTACACGAAGAAAGCAAACTTTTTGGAAGCATACCTTTGAAAAGCAAACCACGCGAAGAAAGCAAACCTTTTGGAAGCATACCTTTGAAAAGCAAACTACGCGAAAGAAAGCGATGA
- the LOC127130182 gene encoding uncharacterized protein LOC127130182, giving the protein MQLRVFGSVIGSKEKALRNAFHAQKQVCPVRCYLLESLEADILSPSSLQKQNSEAPFDVDSKMKIDATAAVEIVQQSSGVLSEHDRNDLSLYSSDEIGFAGGAV; this is encoded by the exons ATGCAGCTTAGGGTTTTTGGAAGTGTAATTGGCTCAAAAGAGAAAGCTCTCCGAAATGCTTTTCATGCTCAGAAGCAAGTTTGTCCTGTTCGATGCTATCTTTTGGAAAG TTTGGAAGCAGATATACTCTCTCCATCTTCATTGCAAAAGCAAAACTCCGAGGCTCCTtttgatgttgattctaaaaTGAAGATTGATGCTACTGCTGCTGTTGAGATTGTGCAACAATCTTCTGGTGTTTTGTCTGAACATGATAGGAACGACCTTTCATTATATTCATCTGATGAAATTGGTTTTGCAGGTGGTGCAGTGTGA